In the genome of Channa argus isolate prfri chromosome 8, Channa argus male v1.0, whole genome shotgun sequence, the window GAGCAGAGCAGGAATCATGAAAAGTGCATGTGGAGACCGTTGATAGCGGTGAATAATTTAGACTAGAGCCACACAGATGAACCTGTGAAGTGACcattcatacagtacataccCCACTCTGTGTCTTGAGCAGTCActgctaaatgtgtttttcccaGGGGCTACACACGTTCAAATTTTGTCATTACTTGCATCAAATCAAGTATTTTTCTAGGTCCTAATCCTGTCAAATAACTAATAAGAGGTGAGAAAATATGGTCTTTTAACACAAACTCTTCCTCTGTCCGTTTAAACCAAACAATGGGCCAACAGAGGCGAAATATAGTTTTATTGTATGTATACAAACATCCACTCTCATTGACACAGAAATGCACTAAAATCtgatttcttttcaattttgtcTGAAAAATCTTGAGCTAATAAGTCCTAGAgtgtttgtaattttgtaatttgcTTACTGGGTTTGGTTTGCAAAcccagtaaaacaaagattgtttttctttaattaatagAATTTTGACTTGATCTTGAAGATTTATTATTCACATACAATTACATGAGccatggatttaaaaaaaacattttgtcaaaagCCACTTCTCCtacaaattaaattactttgACTTCTTCAGCATATAAGGTACATTGTTTTGTTAAGTTAGTGAAATTTCAGTGTAGTGTGTCCTGAATTTCTTGTGGGAATGATGTGAACCAAAACCTCCGACAATGGAAAATCAGGATCAGCGATCATGCAGAAACctaatttgtttgtgtgtcatagGGAAGAACCAGTGATGATGGAGTTTGAACAAGCTGACAAGAAGCACAAAGGATGAACAGATGACAAGTTGGTTAACTGAGCCGCTGAATGGCCACACCGAGTAAAGCACTAAAGAAGCTGACAGTTTAAATGTACCTGCCCATATACAAGATCTGGATGGTGTTCACACTCATATTAGGATGTTGTCACTCCCTAGAGACCACTTGTGACCACACTGCCTGCACACTGCTTATGTGTAGTTACAATTGATGATGTGCACATTGTCACTTTGCCTCATGAAGGACTACAGACCGTTGCTGCTGCATACAGAAGGTTTTTGAAGCCTGAACTGGACACCAGCCACAGCTGGTTAGATGAGAGGGCTGTTAAATAAGCGAGGGAGCTCGCTGAATAACCTGCTGTCCATTAGGATTTCTCATGCTACATTAGAGGGCGTTTGATTGCCGATAGGGGACACCCAGTGGGAGTGCAGCCAGGTGCGAACGTTTCTATCTGTAACTGTGATCACTGGCTCCGCTCTCCATGATCCACCCGACACTCATACATTAATTTATACTAACATCAAACTATCTAATAGTAGACAATTGACTATAGTAGGACAACCCTGTAGACTGAACACACTAATTCTAAAAACAGATTCAGCAGCTATTTACACAAAAGCAGCTGCTGAGTGTGTTTTTGGCTTTGTTAGACAGGAATAGCAAAGTGGTGGTGCACATGCTATCATCACTTTACAAACATTTAGACCAGAGTGCACACTGCAACACACTGTGTATAAAGGAGTAGTTTGacattggggaaaaaaaaaactgtttttttgctGAGAGTTGGGTAAGAGGACCGATACCACTTAATTGTCTgtatgataaaaataaacttacaaCCAGCCTCCAGTTAGTTTAAAATTGAGAATGCAGGTAGCTATTGAGCTTCTTATTTAACtctctgcagcaaaacaaataagGACATTCtccaaaatgctaaaaatgccCCACGCACTGCAAGCAGTaactgcacacactcacattccaATACCCGCCTGAATCTTCACCTGCATTCTGTGGTCCTTTTTGTCAACGCCTCTGTAGGTGAGCATCATACAGCACAGTCCATTGACTTTACAACTAAAAATACACTTGAACCAACTAAATATAAGGATTGCTTAAATGGCTATaccaaaatgtcaaattcagAACAATGAGAAGTGATGAGAGCAAGTTCTAGTCTGACATATAGTTACTGTCATCTTCCTAGCAGTGATTATATATGTATGAGTACTATtgtgaggatgtgtgtgtgtgtgtgtgtgtgtgtgtgtgtgtgcctgtgtgtatttAAGAGGTTTGACTTACAAAGTAGATATCTGTGATTGGCACGTCATCTTCGTCATCAACTGAAGCCTGGCTCGTGCAGCCTGAGCCAGACACCTGGCTGGCCCTGTCTGCTTCCACCACCACCAGCCTGGGACTAGAGGCAGCTCCCTCGATCTCCACAGGAGAAGAGGGATCAGCTGGGGCAGATGAAGAGGAGAAGGTCGCTGCATGAGGGGCTGATGAAGAGCTGGAGTGTACTGCAGCTCCACCAGGGGCCTCAACACTGGCTACTTCACTGTGGAAAAGCAGATGTGGGATTAATGGCAGTTAGTGCAGAGCAGAATCAGCTGCTGTATACAATGTACACATGAACGTGTCACTATCATGAACTTTGGCAGAATTTTTGTACATTCGACTTATCCGGCAAGTTCATGGTCGCTACAGTGGATCATTGGTCCGCATGTTCCGCACAATACCAGATACGATATGATGATTCACAGACAAGTGAATGTCATGTCTACATCATTTTTATGAAGGTTTATTCATGATGGATGAATCATTAAATCAATTGGgaaaatacagtatacagtatgtaccacTTGTATAATAACATGAAAAATCAATCAGGGTATTAAAGTGCCTTAACTGCCTCCAAGTTCTGCAGTAAACAGCTGTCTGTTTAAACTTATTGCAACTGTGTCAAGTCTCCggtggttttaatattagtATGATATCAATTATTCTTACAAAAGCTCCATGTAGTTTCGGTACAAATGAAACAACCTGGGTACACactcacatgtgcacatgtgcgcgcacacacacacacacacacacagcagttacCAACATTCAGACCCATTAATTAGGTCACTTGCCATAAACCACTTTACCGCAGCAGACCAGAGAAACAGGACTAAGCTATTAGACAAAAAGGCAACaattcagctgctgtgtgtgtcggGGTGTTTGTGGTTTAGATGCTCAGGCTCAAAGATTTGCCACAATCCTTTATTGTTGCTGGCCAGATCATTGACTATTTGGAAAAATTTAGGCGCATTCACACTGATTTCTCAGCTTCTGTGTTCGGGCTCAGCTCGGGTAGAGGAAAGGCCCAGCAGTTGGCCACTGAAGCAAATAAGTGCAGTTGGCATCTCAAATAGGGAATTGATGAAATTGCTGAATGAATTAGGGTGATTGAAGATGGTTGTCATGCagaaatacatatataattgTGTCTCAATATATTAGACTTCCCATCTTTTAATTGCCGATGCTGTCTTCCTCTTTTGCAGCTTCTTTTCTTCAGATCAACTATTTTTACTCGCAACATTTTCTTGCATATTACTTTATCTACTCATCTTCTCTTCAAATCAattgtcttctcttttctcctcttctctcatctAACAAGTTTGTGGGTCTGCGTGACTTTGAAACAGCTTTAATTAGTTGACTCAGACAGTTAAATGTAATAGCCTGTCAGTGTGTCTTCTTTCACTACCCCATCCCTTCTCTGCCCCTGCTTCAGACCTCCAGGCCATATGTCTAGCCACTGCCTACTCAGCATCACACTTAATTATTCAGTTGGTTTGGCTTAATATCCACACCCTAATCCTCACTGACCTAACACCAACATAAATATGAGCCCCCTGCCATTGTTTCTGTTTAGAATCACTGCACTGTTTCTtcacaagaaaaaaatccaaacaggcATTTACTAATTAAAAAGCAGGTTAAAAtttacaaagttttattttggctTTGTGGGCACAGCCTCAGGCCTGCAGACTGCCCCACTGCCCTACTTCTACTCGCTCATTCCCCTATTTCAAGGCTCTTTGCAGTATCACCCCATAACACACAGGGCAAAAAATTACATCCATGTGTACACTTTCTCACAACCTAACTTCTGTACAGTAGATGTCAGCTCCACTCAGTCTGTTTATACATAACAGGGGAACCATGAGCTCAGATGGGTCAAGCTGCTGATAGTGTTCATCCATGTTagaaactgtatgtgtgtatgtgtgtgaggtttGCGCTAATCTAACAGCTGCCTGAGACCAGGAGAGATTCCGCAAGCAGGAACGTTATAGcacaacagcaaacaaactGAGCCATATTGACAATTGGGGTTCAGCATAACAgcattaaagggcaacttcaccagttttcaTCTTGCCTTCTATGATTTAGTTTtgaatataaatgtacattaatgcttttaaacctccctctgacttccctatattaaaatatttctctgcttcaagTTGAAAAACTCAGAAGAGCCAGAGgagttttttcatcattaggagttcagattgTGTGATCTgagggagctctggaaaagcaggttgatcatgattacaaagtttgaacaacaagacaacataatctgaactgacgGTTCCtacaagtgatgtcatttggacacattttaatgtagggTAGTCATAGAACACTTTGGGTGTAATGGtttcatttatgtacatgtactacccaaactagaacaaaaagaagcaagttcaaaatcagtgtaGGCGTCCTTTAAGATATTATTAATTATGTCATCAGGTTGCACTGCCCACAGCTGGTCCGCTGACAGGGAATTAGTCTTGACTCCATAATGACATGGTTTATGTTTGGAATATTTTATTAAGGTTGTGTAGAAGATAGTGCTCCTTAGTATATGTAAACAGacaatatgtttaatttaattctgtCTTGTTATGACTACATACAGTAACAATAccatttatgtttatattacatGTTTAACCATAGAATACAGGTCCAATTACATTTTGTTGGGAAATCACAGAACCCTGGTGTACCTGGTTTCTGGTGAAGGCTGTGGAACAGAGATGGTGGGTTCACTGTCGTGTCTCTTCAGCTCCACCTCCACTGTGATGGTCTGCTGATCCTCCTCACGCACACGATCCTCCTGGGTCctaaagacaaacacaagcacacacacacacagacacacacacacacacacacacacacacacagacgcgtGCACAGAAAAAATGAGAACACGTGTCAAAACCACAGAAATATTAAGAATTGGCCTACTCATACACCACCGACCGGCAGGCTGACCTCACAGCTATGCTCACACCACACCCTGTGTGGtgtaataatgtgaaaacataaagcTAGTGAGTGTCAAGCTTGAACAGTTAAACAGGCTTAAAAACTGTCTATAAAGCGAAAGCAGCATTCAGGGACTCAACTCACCTCCCATCATGGCTGAGAGACTGGGTGTGCCTCCTATAGACAATGGACACAGTCAGTACAAGCTGTATATAAGGACGCCAGCAGCCAGCTAACATGCTATGTATTAGATGTGGCTTCTGTAACATGCACATGAATAACTACTGAAACTCAAAGCAATTTTTTCTGGTGAAGTTGTAACTTAGGGATTTTAGGCagttgaaacaaacaaaaccaaattattTACTGCTGCAGAAACAAGAGCTTTTTGTTCACAAAACAGAATGACTGACGATGGAAGACAATGTTTGAATTTAGAATAATTTGACTTTATCAGTACATATGGTGTCAGCTATCATTTGGAAGCAACAGACTTTAAACTGAACAACTCCATTGTTGcatattttgtctgtgtgtgtgtgtgtgtgtgtgtgtgtgtgtgtgtgtgtgtgtgtgtgtgtgtgtgtgtgtgtgtgtgtgtgtgtgtgtgtgttttcacctgtaGCGGGGGTGCTCTGCTGTGTCAGATGGGGATCTCTCAGGGATGGACAGAGAAGTGGTAGAGGAGAGGGTGGTGGCAATTGACGCTGTGGTGGCTTCTTCAAACGATGGAGGAGTACATGGAAGAAGATCTGGTCGCCCTGGGAGAAGATGAAATTGAAATGATTGATCTTTGACAGCTTGTGCATGttaattgttatattttaagtatttaccactcattttattttagttttgtgccTTTTATTTCCAATGGCAACAGCAGAAAAAGTCTGTGGTCGATGAAGGGCTGGAAAGATCAGTAGCGCTTTTGACGACCGAACCCTTTTAATTTCATGTGGACAGAGGCTCTACTGTAGTTTAGTCTGAGAttccgtaaaaaaaaaaagctaatctctggaaaaaaaaagcatctgcctgaggcaaaaatcaaaacaatgagaCTCCACAATGACTGCTGATGGTATCTGTTCATATCATCTGCACCTGACATTTGTCTGTGGTGTCCTTGGGATAAGTCTCTGAACAGCAACAAAGATGTAACAGATGTTATTCACCCTCATCCTCCAGCGTTGGGAAGCTGCGAGCTCCTCTCAGGTCGTAGATATTCTCATCTCTCTCTGAGGGCAGCTGGCTCGCTGACCAGGCTGCACCAGGACCGACACACTTAGGCACTGTTAACGACACGCGACCCTTCTTGGATGGAGATGACTTTAGAGCTGAAAGACAATGACCTTTAATATATTACTTTGGCTAAACATGAGGTATGCTGTTATTGGAATCAAaggtctgattttaaaaaagtaagttAAGTTGTTTTTTCCAACATTGCCTCTCTAAGCGCATTTGTCACAACTTATGTGATATGAGTTTCAATTCAAAATGTTCTGTAAAGCCCTGGTGCAGTGAATTCTTTCGTGCCTTTGAAGGTGATGAAAAGAACAAGGACAAAACTGATGTAATTTCTCTCACAACATGAAGCAGCACCTAATAAGGTAATTGGCTACTGTATCTGACATTTGTTTCTGTGGCTTTTCCCACACAGCTCTGTTTGACTATGTAAGGCAGCGTCTCCACGTAAACTGAACTCACAGGAACTTTTCCTGAAAACCGTGTTGCTCATGAACTTGAAGAACCTGTCAGCATAGAAGCCAGGCCGATGGACTGATACAGTGTCctgagggaaagagagaaacattAATGAGTCAAACTTTGCATtgataaaatgatttacaataTAAAATCTAACCAGTGCTTACAGTAGCTTAAACCGTCTGCTAGTCCTGTAGTGCCCTATTGCAGTAATTGCTTTCTCTGGGTCAAACcacaagacagacacacaaaaagacaaatagcAAACAGTAGCACTGTCAGACCGGGCTACAGACACAtcaattcattttttatgttgcaGCACACTAAGATCACACATcagcagactgacagatgacACTTGGTATTTGGTATtgatggaggaagagagggatAGAGGAGAGCGAGAAGTGAAAGGACAGAAGCTCCTCCCTACAGCTTTTATTAGCTTTTTGCATCAGCATCATTCAGGGTCGCTGAAAGCATCATCTTTGAAGGCATTCACGTAACCGAGCCAAGTGCATGAAACACACAGAGTGTGGAGTATCCattatcagcagcagcagtgacgCACAGGAGGTTGTTACTGGGTTGCTCACTCTCCCACACACATCTTGCGTATGTATGTTTCAGAGTGGGAGGGTGGAGTGTGTAATGAGCAAGGAGGGAGAGACTGATAGGGTTGAGAGCAGGCTGGAGATGATGTACAAAGTGAAATCCCAAGTGGATTAAAAGATGTGTGAAGTGTTGTAGAAACATAGCATCTGGAGATGGAGCAGAGAGACATAAAGCAAACTCAGGCCATCTCTGAGTGTGTAAACTGTGGCAATTTTTAATATGTGACAGCTTGAATATTATGTAATATACAATCCTGTAACAAGTGGTACTTGTTATCAAAATCAATTGAGTAACTAAGTTATATGATGTGTGTTGGCTAGTAGGAGCTTTGTTTTGAGTAGTTGATAAGAACACACTTTTTACATGACAGCAGGAACATGTGCTGCCAATTCAGCTCTTTCTCTTTTAGTCATATTGACTTTCATAAAGGTGATTTTCTACAAAGCTCAGTAATGTCTTTATGAGAAAATATGGATGAACTTTTATGGTTAGAAAGCAATAGTTCTGCCAAAACTGTCGTCTAATAAGCCCTGACCCACTAGCGCGTGCATTAGTATTTTCAAATAGACCCATGCGTGTAAAAAAAGGGAGCACAGAACTACCGGATCAGTTAGGTACTTTACAGTTACAGGTTGAAAGAGAGCAAGACAGACAGACTAGGAAAAAGCTGACAGAGAATAAAATCCACATAGACAGACAAGCTCTTCTTCAAACCAATATCATTTTCCGAACCCGAGGCTAATAAAAgttcagacaaacacaatgtgatctgaaaacaaataaagcttgAGGCTGGAGATCTTGTATAAGCACAATGTAGCTGCCGTTCCTTTGTGTACTCTCCCAAAGAAGAGCATGTATGAATAAGAATATGATAATACAGCAGAAAATGCTATCTGCAGATTTAATAGCTTTTAGCTGGACTCCTATGTGTGTATTATTCTGGAGGTTTCTGCACCTGACAGGCTGTGTCCCTACATAAAGAGCTAATCAAAAACTCACCCCGTCATGAACCAAAGCCTTCCATGTGTGCTCCAGTTTCTTGATGAGCCTGGGGAAAACGGAGAGAAGCACAGTTTAACAAAGTGACGGTAAACATGCCCTATATTTTACAGCCATAACCAAATGCAAAGAAGAACCATGCTTATAGGCTTAACAGTGATGTCTAAAAGCATTATATTGCTTCGATGTATGAGTAAATGTCTGCAACAGTAGGAAAATACAGCATGTACATATTTTCATTAGACTTCCATCTCAAGCCACAGTGTGCAATATACAGTAGCTAATGATCTGAGGTGGCTGCATGTCATCACAAGATTTATGTTAGAATCACCTGTAGGACTGCAGGATGTCAATGATTCCAACGTAGAGAAGAAGTCTCTCTCCTTTACCATTGACAGCTGGAATACCACCCATTCTACATTGAGAAGGACAGCaattgtaaaatttaaattatgtcaTGAGGTCCTATGTGACATGAATTCCCCTGTGGACTATGTTTACCCTCACCTTGGCCATATCTGTCAATTCTCATACCTGaactccccctctctgtctccccctctcgatcttgctgtctctctctctctctccctgtcctgCTTTCTCTTTCGCCCTCTCCTGCTCTATTTCCCAGCCCggatctttattttttaagatttgagattcaaacaactttattgatcccatagtgAAATTgttgatcaataagtaagaaaaagccaactaaaaataaaaataagttgaacagtataaaaatgaattgaacCGTTTAATGGCctctgggagaaaggatctcctgtggcgtTCTGTGGAggacttgactgtgatcagtctctgggtgaaagtgctcctctgtgcagccagcacgcagtggagtgggtgggagggattgttcAGGATtaagaggagtttggacaattTCACCTCTAACCCACAACATGTggagggtccagctcctccccaagaacagaaccagcccttcattattttgaagCCACTCCCcgccacttcctgtttccataGGTTACTACAGCAATTTCACTGTTCATTATTAGTTTGACTGCCTCCCCTGTGCCCATCCATTTAAACCCTCTACTACATTTAAGTAATGAAACCTTTCTAGCACCGCACCTCCTCTCACTATGTGCATTTGGAGGTTACcgcctaataataataaatgtttttaatatttaaaaaatgaaaacatttttttttttttttgtgaagcagctgcaggaagCATTTGAAATGTGTAAGCATATTAGTGAATTATTCAAAGATCAGATCATATAAAATAGACATTCTTTGTCTTTACCTAAGCGCCATctaatgtatttgcatttgtcagACAATGAACTTCATGTCCTATTAGTTTAGTTGCGATTGTGAACCATCATTAATTTTGGGTCAGACAACCAGAGATAAGAACCACAGAGGCTATGTTCATCTCTAACACCGCTGACATCTCAGTGTCACATTAAGCCAACATTACATTCTGCACAGGTTCCTGTAGAACTCAATTCTTAATACAATCCATTTGTCACTGTAAATTCCCCTTTGACCAAATAATCCGTAATCTCATAACCACACAGTGTTTCACTGCACAGTCAAAGTGATCTTCTACAATATTTAACAATTTGATTTAAACCCTTAATACTGAATTTTCTACCTGGATTAAAAGTTCTGGGAAGCAGGTTGTAAAGACTGtggttttttatttcttgtaatcaaaatgtgcacacaaaTGATTACGTTGTTCTTAACTTAACTGTATCCAATCTACCACCACAGTAACTGCTTCCACACATAATGCCAAAGTCATGattctaaatttattttatagcaCCATTATTTCATAAATACATTAATGAGGTGTTTCCCATCCAGAACTTTTGCCAACAGTCTCTTGTTTCTGGCTAGAACTCACGTGTCATCAGTATCGATTGCCCCTCCACAAGCTGCACCTCCCTGGATTGACTCCATGGCTGTGGAGTACAAGGCCTTCTGCTGTGCCACAGGCCTCTTCTCATCACTGCCACCCTGGGAACCCTccatctgcctctctctctccgccTGGTCAATATTGTGAACCCCGAGCAGCAAGCTGTAGTCCATGATCTTAAAGCTTTCCAGCACCTGAACATAGGACATATAAAAACAGATGACTGACAACAAATAAAGGGCTGAAAGCAACGCAGGAAATGAGAAGCTTAACTCCACACACAAGATAGAGACATACAAACATGCATGCAATAATACAATCTAAGATGTTGAGTATTTACTTCCTACAAAACATGTGCTCTAAAAACCTGAACACAAGGTGGTAATTTACAAGACCAGGCCTGCTTCCAGACCAGACACCTTGTTAAGCCTCTTGCTTGTAAAAAAGCTCTGATTTACATTGAAGGATCCTGGGAATGCCCAACACTCTCATAAAtaactttttctctctctgcctttctccCTTCTTCCTCCCTCTATCCACTCACCCATATGTGATCATCTATTAATGATCATTGCAACATGAATATCcaatttctaaaaatatattacCACTTTTGTTTGTTGACGTTACATCTTATTATCATTTGTTGCCCTTTGGGACGTGTGGCATCACTTTATCCTTCTTTTCCTCTAACCATTGCGGTCTAGGAACCCTTCTCTCTCTGGAGACTCCTGATTATGGTGTTACATGGAATCTTCTTAAGAATCAATAAACCACCATCACCATCCCGCCTAAGCTTGCCCTCGCTTTTCC includes:
- the pip5k1ca gene encoding phosphatidylinositol 4-phosphate 5-kinase type-1 gamma isoform X5; translated protein: MEAAGEGAVGLSEARDGSPLSVGAASDDADTVVGVSYGMDAADMDAAKKAFITEMPSSSGQPGQTKKIGHRGVDASGETTYKKTTSSALKGAIQLGIGYTVGNLSSKPERDVLMQDFYVVESIFFPSEGSNLTPAHHFPDFRFKTYAPVAFRYFRELFGIRPDDYLYSLCNEPLIELSNPGASGSVFYVTKDDEFIIKTVMHKEAEFLQKLLPGYYMNLNQNPRTLLPKFFGLYCVQSGGKNIRMVVMNNVLPRVVRMHLKYDLKGSTYKRRASKKEREKAKPTFKDLDFMQDLQDGLMLDQDTYNALVKTLQRDCLVLESFKIMDYSLLLGVHNIDQAERERQMEGSQGGSDEKRPVAQQKALYSTAMESIQGGAACGGAIDTDDTMGGIPAVNGKGERLLLYVGIIDILQSYRLIKKLEHTWKALVHDGDTVSVHRPGFYADRFFKFMSNTVFRKSSSLKSSPSKKGRVSLTVPKCVGPGAAWSASQLPSERDENIYDLRGARSFPTLEDEGRPDLLPCTPPSFEEATTASIATTLSSTTSLSIPERSPSDTAEHPRYRRHTQSLSHDGRTQEDRVREEDQQTITVEVELKRHDSEPTISVPQPSPETSEVASVEAPGGAAVHSSSSSAPHAATFSSSSAPADPSSPVEIEGAASSPRLVVVEADRASQVSGSGCTSQASVDDEDDVPITDIYFRR
- the pip5k1ca gene encoding phosphatidylinositol 4-phosphate 5-kinase type-1 gamma isoform X1, whose amino-acid sequence is MEAAGEGAVGLSEARDGSPLSVGAASDDADTVVGVSYGMDAADMDAAKKAFITEMPSSSGQPGQTKKIGHRGVDASGETTYKKTTSSALKGAIQLGIGYTVGNLSSKPERDVLMQDFYVVESIFFPSEGSNLTPAHHFPDFRFKTYAPVAFRYFRELFGIRPDDYLYSLCNEPLIELSNPGASGSVFYVTKDDEFIIKTVMHKEAEFLQKLLPGYYMNLNQNPRTLLPKFFGLYCVQSGGKNIRMVVMNNVLPRVVRMHLKYDLKGSTYKRRASKKEREKAKPTFKDLDFMQDLQDGLMLDQDTYNALVKTLQRDCLVLESFKIMDYSLLLGVHNIDQAERERQMEGSQGGSDEKRPVAQQKALYSTAMESIQGGAACGGAIDTDDTMGGIPAVNGKGERLLLYVGIIDILQSYRLIKKLEHTWKALVHDGDTVSVHRPGFYADRFFKFMSNTVFRKSSSLKSSPSKKGRVSLTVPKCVGPGAAWSASQLPSERDENIYDLRGARSFPTLEDEGRPDLLPCTPPSFEEATTASIATTLSSTTSLSIPERSPSDTAEHPRYRRHTQSLSHDGRTQEDRVREEDQQTITVEVELKRHDSEPTISVPQPSPETSEVASVEAPGGAAVHSSSSSAPHAATFSSSSAPADPSSPVEIEGAASSPRLVVVEADRASQVSGSGCTSQASVDDEDDVPITDIYFFPDGRTWVVSPLQQKRKCQTSWPPPEDRTWVYSPLHYGSESKTLPDGDWERET
- the pip5k1ca gene encoding phosphatidylinositol 4-phosphate 5-kinase type-1 gamma isoform X3, which encodes MEAAGEGAVGLSEARDGSPLSVGAASDDADTVVGVSYGMDAADMDAAKKAFITEMPSSSGQPGQTKKIGHRGVDASGETTYKKTTSSALKGAIQLGIGYTVGNLSSKPERDVLMQDFYVVESIFFPSEGSNLTPAHHFPDFRFKTYAPVAFRYFRELFGIRPDDYLYSLCNEPLIELSNPGASGSVFYVTKDDEFIIKTVMHKEAEFLQKLLPGYYMNLNQNPRTLLPKFFGLYCVQSGGKNIRMVVMNNVLPRVVRMHLKYDLKGSTYKRRASKKEREKAKPTFKDLDFMQDLQDGLMLDQDTYNALVKTLQRDCLVLESFKIMDYSLLLGVHNIDQAERERQMEGSQGGSDEKRPVAQQKALYSTAMESIQGGAACGGAIDTDDTMGGIPAVNGKGERLLLYVGIIDILQSYRLIKKLEHTWKALVHDGDTVSVHRPGFYADRFFKFMSNTVFRKSSSLKSSPSKKGRVSLTVPKCVGPGAAWSASQLPSERDENIYDLRGARSFPTLEDEGRPDLLPCTPPSFEEATTASIATTLSSTTSLSIPERSPSDTAEHPRYRRHTQSLSHDGRTQEDRVREEDQQTITVEVELKRHDSEPTISVPQPSPETSEVASVEAPGGAAVHSSSSSAPHAATFSSSSAPADPSSPVEIEGAASSPRLVVVEADRASQVSGSGCTSQASVDDEDDVPITDIYFPPEDRTWVYSPLHYGSESKTLPDGDWERET
- the pip5k1ca gene encoding phosphatidylinositol 4-phosphate 5-kinase type-1 gamma isoform X4, with product MEAAGEGAVGLSEARDGSPLSVGAASDDADTVVGVSYGMDAADMDAAKKAFITEMPSSSGQPGQTKKIGHRGVDASGETTYKKTTSSALKGAIQLGIGYTVGNLSSKPERDVLMQDFYVVESIFFPSEGSNLTPAHHFPDFRFKTYAPVAFRYFRELFGIRPDDYLYSLCNEPLIELSNPGASGSVFYVTKDDEFIIKTVMHKEAEFLQKLLPGYYMNLNQNPRTLLPKFFGLYCVQSGGKNIRMVVMNNVLPRVVRMHLKYDLKGSTYKRRASKKEREKAKPTFKDLDFMQDLQDGLMLDQDTYNALVKTLQRDCLVLESFKIMDYSLLLGVHNIDQAERERQMEGSQGGSDEKRPVAQQKALYSTAMESIQGGAACGGAIDTDDTMGGIPAVNGKGERLLLYVGIIDILQSYRLIKKLEHTWKALVHDGDTVSVHRPGFYADRFFKFMSNTVFRKSSSLKSSPSKKGRVSLTVPKCVGPGAAWSASQLPSERDENIYDLRGARSFPTLEDEGRPDLLPCTPPSFEEATTASIATTLSSTTSLSIPERSPSDTAEHPRYRRHTQSLSHDGRTQEDRVREEDQQTITVEVELKRHDSEPTISVPQPSPETSEVASVEAPGGAAVHSSSSSAPHAATFSSSSAPADPSSPVEIEGAASSPRLVVVEADRASQVSGSGCTSQASVDDEDDVPITDIYFFPDGRTWVVSPLQQKRKCQTSWP
- the pip5k1ca gene encoding phosphatidylinositol 4-phosphate 5-kinase type-1 gamma isoform X6, with the protein product MEAAGEGAVGLSEARDGSPLSVGAASDDADTVVGVSYGMDAADMDAAKKAFITEMPSSSGQPGQTKKIGHRGVDASGETTYKKTTSSALKGAIQLGIGYTVGNLSSKPERDVLMQDFYVVESIFFPSEGSNLTPAHHFPDFRFKTYAPVAFRYFRELFGIRPDDYLYSLCNEPLIELSNPGASGSVFYVTKDDEFIIKTVMHKEAEFLQKLLPGYYMNLNQNPRTLLPKFFGLYCVQSGGKNIRMVVMNNVLPRVVRMHLKYDLKGSTYKRRASKKEREKAKPTFKDLDFMQDLQDGLMLDQDTYNALVKTLQRDCLVLESFKIMDYSLLLGVHNIDQAERERQMEGSQGGSDEKRPVAQQKALYSTAMESIQGGAACGGAIDTDDTMGGIPAVNGKGERLLLYVGIIDILQSYRLIKKLEHTWKALVHDGDTVSVHRPGFYADRFFKFMSNTVFRKSSSLKSSPSKKGRVSLTVPKCVGPGAAWSASQLPSERDENIYDLRGARSFPTLEDEGRPDLLPCTPPSFEEATTASIATTLSSTTSLSIPERSPSDTAEHPRYRRHTQSLSHDGRTQEDRVREEDQQTITVEVELKRHDSEPTISVPQPSPETSEVASVEAPGGAAVHSSSSSAPHAATFSSSSAPADPSSPVEIEGAASSPRLVVVEADRASQVSGSGCTSQASVDDEDDVPITDIYF